Proteins encoded by one window of Oligoflexia bacterium:
- a CDS encoding peroxiredoxin, with amino-acid sequence MSVKVQHPAPDFSLQSHTEKTVTLTGLKGKWVVLFFYPLDFTFVCPTEVVEFSKRYNEFREKNTEVLGCSIDSIYVHKAWAESLGGLNYQLLSDMHKDVGRRYGVLIEDKGFHLRGTFVIDPEGITRWININDTGVGRSVDEVLRVVTALQTGKLTACDWKPGQKTLN; translated from the coding sequence ATGTCGGTGAAAGTTCAACATCCCGCACCTGATTTTTCTCTTCAAAGTCACACAGAAAAAACTGTTACTTTAACAGGTCTTAAAGGTAAATGGGTGGTTCTATTCTTTTACCCTCTTGATTTCACATTTGTGTGCCCCACGGAAGTAGTGGAATTTAGCAAACGCTATAATGAATTTCGTGAAAAAAACACTGAGGTTTTAGGCTGCAGCATTGATTCAATTTATGTTCACAAAGCATGGGCTGAAAGTCTTGGTGGGCTTAATTACCAACTGCTGAGTGACATGCATAAAGATGTTGGACGTCGCTATGGAGTTCTTATTGAAGACAAAGGCTTTCACTTAAGAGGCACTTTTGTAATTGATCCTGAGGGCATTACCCGCTGGATTAACATCAACGACACAGGTGTTGGGCGCAGCGTAGATGAAGTATTACGAGTTGTTACAGCACTTCAAACAGGCAAACTCACAGCATGTGATTGGAAGCCTGGTCAAAAAACTTTGAATTGA
- a CDS encoding dihydrofolate reductase yields the protein MIISLIVAMSENRVIGRDQKLPWNIPIDLKRFRAITSGHLVIMGRKTFDSIGKPLPNRTNVVITRNADFKYEGVVVVDSIENAIEPYKKTNEEIFILGGGDIFKQTIDKADRLYLTLVHKEVDGDVYFPEFNASLFELTFREDHVDPMPFSFLDYKRK from the coding sequence ATGATAATTTCTCTCATCGTCGCGATGTCAGAAAACCGTGTGATCGGTCGAGATCAAAAATTGCCATGGAATATTCCAATAGATCTTAAAAGATTTAGAGCTATCACGTCAGGGCATCTGGTAATCATGGGGAGAAAGACGTTTGATTCTATTGGTAAGCCATTACCAAATCGCACGAATGTTGTAATCACGCGCAATGCTGATTTTAAATACGAGGGAGTCGTTGTCGTTGATTCAATTGAAAATGCAATTGAGCCTTACAAAAAAACTAATGAAGAAATTTTTATTTTAGGTGGTGGAGATATTTTTAAACAAACCATCGATAAAGCAGATCGTTTATATCTAACCCTTGTTCATAAAGAAGTTGATGGTGATGTTTATTTTCCAGAATTTAATGCATCTCTGTTTGAACTTACTTTTAGAGAAGATCATGTTGATCCAATGCCCTTTAGTTTTCTCGACTACAAGCGAAAATAA
- a CDS encoding thymidylate synthase, with amino-acid sequence MRQYHDLIKHVLENGVRKEDRTGTGTKSVFGYQMRFDLAQGFPIVTTKKLHLRSIIHELLWFLSGDTNVKYLRDNKVTIWDEWADPQGNLGPVYGSQWRSWHTTDGRTIDQITELIKNIKANPDSRRLIVSAWNVGELDKMALPPCHAFFQFYVANGKLSCQLYQRSADVFLGVPFNIASYALLLMMVAQVTGLQAGEFVHTLGDAHIYNNHMEQSQLQITREPRKLPTMKLNTSVKSIFDFKFEDFTLESYEPHPAIKAEISV; translated from the coding sequence ATGCGCCAATATCATGATCTCATCAAACACGTTCTTGAAAACGGTGTGCGTAAAGAAGATCGTACGGGTACTGGTACAAAAAGTGTTTTTGGTTACCAGATGCGCTTTGATCTTGCCCAAGGTTTTCCAATCGTTACGACCAAAAAGCTTCATCTGCGCAGTATTATCCATGAGCTATTATGGTTTCTCTCGGGTGATACAAATGTAAAATATCTCAGAGATAATAAGGTCACCATTTGGGATGAATGGGCTGACCCTCAAGGAAACTTAGGCCCCGTTTATGGTTCTCAGTGGCGCAGCTGGCATACTACTGACGGCCGCACCATTGATCAAATAACTGAACTCATTAAGAATATAAAAGCTAACCCTGATTCGAGAAGGCTCATCGTGAGTGCATGGAATGTGGGTGAGCTTGATAAAATGGCTCTTCCACCTTGTCATGCTTTTTTTCAGTTCTATGTTGCTAACGGAAAACTCTCTTGTCAGTTGTATCAGCGCAGTGCTGATGTTTTCTTGGGTGTGCCTTTTAATATTGCAAGCTATGCCTTGTTATTGATGATGGTAGCGCAAGTGACGGGCCTTCAAGCGGGAGAATTCGTACACACATTGGGTGATGCTCATATTTATAATAATCACATGGAGCAATCACAGCTCCAGATCACACGTGAACCGCGAAAATTACCCACGATGAAACTTAATACTTCAGTAAAATCTATTTTTGATTTTAAATTCGAAGATTTTACCTTGGAAAGTTATGAGCCACATCCAGCTATAAAAGCTGAGATCTCAGTATGA
- a CDS encoding HD domain-containing protein, translating to MEIRDPIHGSIELTPSETSVIDSAFFQRLRNIKQLGFTEFSYPGATHNRYIHSLGAMHLAGSAFDSVFRGYPFSTPQVRWRLRQAVRLGSLLHDIGHGPLSHTSEEVMPDVTKLKVKIYAGQRKGRANHEDYTIKIITDSSLTPILKKEFSDLSPEHIARLIDKSLPSDDDFYIDNGVNIRPLLSQIVSSELDVDRMDYLARDSYYCGASYGRVDSDWLLANMTYYRNGNALNLALNRRAIYTFDDFLISRYHMYMMVYFHHKGIVYDEMLLRYLRSTDCDFFLPSDIEEYIKYDDYRIHTHMSQSTNSWARLISERKPYRMLVEYHDRKNDSLDKVEAALQKENIDVIKASSTGRLSKYYTGGVNHNEPIFVVDSDKGSEAHVTKIEESTEIFNKYHDSRKIERLYVSRESFERAQTLAHKIHQ from the coding sequence TTGGAAATTCGTGACCCCATTCATGGCTCCATCGAACTGACCCCCTCTGAAACGAGCGTCATAGACAGCGCTTTTTTTCAACGACTTCGCAATATTAAGCAGCTCGGTTTCACAGAGTTTAGTTATCCAGGTGCGACTCATAATCGTTATATTCACTCTCTTGGCGCTATGCATTTAGCAGGTAGCGCATTTGATTCTGTTTTCCGTGGTTATCCCTTTAGCACCCCGCAAGTCAGATGGCGTTTACGTCAGGCGGTTCGTCTAGGCTCACTTTTACATGATATTGGCCATGGGCCGCTTAGCCACACCTCTGAAGAGGTCATGCCTGATGTCACAAAACTTAAAGTCAAAATCTATGCTGGCCAGAGAAAAGGACGGGCCAATCATGAAGATTACACAATTAAAATAATCACTGACTCAAGCCTTACTCCAATACTTAAAAAGGAATTTTCTGATCTTTCGCCTGAACATATCGCACGACTTATTGATAAATCTTTACCAAGTGATGATGATTTTTATATCGATAATGGAGTAAATATCCGCCCACTGCTTTCACAAATTGTAAGCAGTGAGCTTGATGTAGACCGCATGGATTATCTAGCACGAGATAGTTACTACTGTGGGGCTTCATATGGGCGAGTTGATTCCGATTGGCTTTTGGCCAATATGACTTATTACCGAAATGGAAATGCACTAAATTTAGCACTTAATCGTCGTGCAATTTACACCTTCGATGACTTTTTAATTTCGCGTTATCACATGTACATGATGGTTTACTTTCATCATAAAGGAATCGTTTATGATGAAATGCTTCTTAGATATTTAAGATCCACTGATTGTGATTTCTTTTTGCCTTCTGACATTGAAGAATACATCAAGTATGACGATTACCGCATACATACACACATGAGTCAGAGTACAAACTCATGGGCTCGATTGATTTCTGAGCGAAAACCCTACCGCATGCTGGTTGAATATCATGATCGAAAAAATGACAGCCTAGACAAAGTTGAAGCAGCACTTCAAAAAGAAAATATTGATGTGATTAAAGCTAGCTCCACAGGGCGACTCAGCAAATACTACACTGGCGGCGTTAATCATAACGAGCCCATCTTTGTTGTTGATTCAGATAAAGGCTCTGAGGCTCACGTTACTAAAATTGAAGAGAGCACTGAGATTTTCAATAAATACCATGACTCACGAAAGATTGAACGTCTCTATGTGAGCCGCGAGAGTTTCGAACGTGCGCAGACTTTAGCGCATAAAATTCATCAATAA
- a CDS encoding rhodanese-like domain-containing protein: protein MSASTEEEVDIIEIDVEKLKRMQMLHVNFLIFDVRAKDDYEKAHIPAALHIPKESFLEKLPQMVPKKDTPIVLYDHDGVHSAHLVEEIEKTGYFNIVNLVGGYQAYAATLKSV, encoded by the coding sequence ATGTCAGCATCCACTGAAGAAGAAGTAGATATTATTGAAATCGATGTCGAAAAATTAAAGCGCATGCAAATGTTGCATGTGAATTTTCTAATTTTTGATGTGCGCGCAAAAGATGATTATGAAAAAGCTCATATTCCTGCGGCACTTCATATTCCTAAAGAGAGTTTTTTAGAAAAACTACCTCAAATGGTTCCAAAAAAAGACACGCCAATTGTACTCTATGATCATGATGGTGTTCACTCCGCCCATCTTGTCGAAGAAATTGAAAAAACAGGATATTTCAATATCGTGAATCTAGTTGGTGGATACCAGGCTTATGCAGCTACGCTTAAATCAGTATAA